In the Nothobranchius furzeri strain GRZ-AD chromosome 15, NfurGRZ-RIMD1, whole genome shotgun sequence genome, one interval contains:
- the top1b gene encoding DNA topoisomerase 1, translating to MSGDHGRGDSQVSCGQKGSDSHKHKDKHKEKEHRHKDYKKDKEREKIKHINSEHKESSEKKHRDKEKLKHSDSSSDKHRDKHKDKRREDKIQSSHSEKPKEKENGYMRETSPVVVKSEPEEDNSFYPYPKHNKASKRERDDEEFEYKPKKVKVEHDKKAKKRKHEYEEDEDDEDIKPKKKTKDKKATDGKKTKKEEEEKWKWWEEERYTDGSKWRFLEHKGPVFAPPYEPMPNKVRFYYDGKIMKLSAAAEEVATFFAKMLDHEYSTKDVFRKNFFKDWRKEMTSEEKAIITDLNKCNFSEMNDYFKAQSEARKQMSKEEKKKIKEENERLLQEYGFCIMDNHKERIGNFRTEPPGLFRGRGDHPKMGMLKRRIRPEDIIINCSKDSKQPKPPPGSKWKEVRHDNKVTWLASWTENIQGSIKYIMLNPSSRIKGEKDWQKYETARCLKKCVDRIRTQYRDDWKSKEMRIRQRAVALYFIDKLALRAGNEKEEGETADTVGCCSLRVEHIKLHPKINDQEFVVELDFLGKDSIRYYNKMPVEKRVFKNLQLFLENKQPEDDLFDRLNTSILNKHLQELMDGLTAKVFRTYNASITLQQQLKELTCPDDSIPAKILSYNRANRAVAILCNHQRAPPKTFEKSMQNLQTKIDEKEKQLSTARKQLKAAKADHKASHDEKSKKTVEVKRKAVQRIEEQLMKLQVQATDREENKQIALGTSKLNYLDPRISVAWCKKYGIPIEKIYNKTQREKFAWAIDMAEKDYEF from the exons ATGAGTGGGGATCATGGACGCGGAGACTCTCAG gtcagctgtggccaaaaaggaAGCG ACTCTCATAAACATAAAGACAAGCACAAAGAGAAGGAACACAGACACAAAGATTACAAGAAAGACAAGGAAAGAGAGAAAATCAAGCACATCAATAG CGAACATAAGGAATCCTCTGAGAAGAAACACAGAGACAAAGAGAAGCTGAAGCACAGCGACAGCAGCTCAGACAAGCACAGAGACAAACACAAAGACAAGAGGAGAGAGGACAAG ATCCAATCATCCCATTCAGAAAAGCCTAAGGAGAAGGAAAATGGATATATGAG AGAGACGAGTCCGGTTGTCGTGAAGAGTGAGCCTGAAGAGGACAACAGCTTCTATCCGTATCCAAAACACAACAAGGCCTCCAAACGAGAGCGTGACGATGAAGA GTTTGAATACAAGCCCAAGAAAGTCAAAGTGGAGCATGACAAAAAGGCCAAGAAGAGAAAACATGAGTATGAAGAAGATGAGGACGATGAG GACATCAAGCCAAAAAAGAAGACAAAAGACAAAAAAGCAACAGATGGGAAGAAAAccaaaaaggaggaggaggaaaaatggAAGTG GTGGGAGGAGGAAAGGTACACGGATGGCTCCAAGTGGCGTTTCCTTGAGCATAAAGGCCCAGTGTTTGCTCCTCCGTACGAGCCCATGCCTAATAAAGTCCGATTTTACTACGATG GTAAGATTATGAAACTTAGCGCTGCAGCTGAGGAGGTGGCCACATTTTTTGCCAAGATGTTAGATCATGAGTACTCCACTAAAGACGTCTTCAGGAAGAATTTCTTCAAGGACTGGAGGAAG gaaatgacatcagaggAGAAGGCAATAATCACAGACCTGAATAAGTGTAACTTCAGTGAAATGAATGACTACTTTAAGGCCCAATCAGAGGCTCGCAAACAGATGtcaaaggaggagaagaag AAAATCAAAGAGGAAAATGAGCGCCTTCTGCAGGAGTACGGTTTCTGCATCATGGACAACCACAAGGAGAGGATTGGAAACTTCCGTACCGAGCCGCCGGGCCTCTTCCGGGGTCGTGGCGACCATCCAAAGATGGGGATGCTGAAACGGCGCATCAGACCTGAAGACATCATCATCAACTGTAGCAA GGACTCCAAGCAGCCTAAACCTCCCCCAGGTTCTAAGTGGAAAGAGGTCCGCCATGACAACAAGGTGACCTGGTTAGCATCGTGGACCGAGAACATCCAGGGCTCCATTAAGTACATCATGTTGAACCCCAGCTCCAGGATCAAG ggGGAGAAGGACTGGCAGAAATATGAAACTGCCCGCTGTTTGAAGAAGTGTGTCGATCGCATTCGTACTCAGTACAGAGACGACTGGAAGTCAAAGGAGATGAGGATCAGACAGAGAGCTGTGGCTCTGTATTTTATTGACAAG CTCGCTCTGAGGGCAGGGAATGAGAAAGAGGAGGGCGAGACAGCGGACACTGTCGGCTGCTGCTCGCTGCGGGTGGAGCACATTAAATTACATCCCAAGATAAACGACCAGGAGTTTGTGGTAGAGTTAGATTTTTTGGGGAAAGACTCTATCCGCTACTACAACAAAATGCCTGTGGAGAAAAGG GTCTTCAAAAACCTTCAGTTGTTCCTGGAGAACAAACAACCTGAAGATGACCTCTTTGACAGGCTCAAC ACTTCCATTCTGAATAAGCACTTACAGGAACTGATGGATGGACTAACAGCCAAAGTTTTTCGTACCTACAATGCCTCGATCACCCTACAGCAGCAGCTGAAGGAGCTCACCTGCC CGGATGACAGCATCCCGGCTAAGATCCTGTCTTACAACCGAGCCAACCGAGCTGTGGCCATTCTCTGTAACCACCAGAGAGCACCACCCAAAACATTTGAGAAGTCCATGCAGAATCTTCAGACCAAA ATTGATGAGAAGGAAAAGCAACTATCTACAGCTAGGAAGCAGCTGAAGGCCGCTAAAGCCGATCACAAGGCTTCACATGATGAAAAGAGCAAAAA GACTGTGGAGGTGAAGCGTAAAGCTGTACAAAGGATAGAAGAGCAGCTGATGAAGCTCCAGGTACAAGCTACAGACCGAGAGGAGAACAAGCAGATTGCTCTGGGAACCTCCAAGCTCAACTACCTGGATCCACGCATCTCTGTTGCCTG GTGTAAAAAGTATGGCATCCCTATTGAAAAGATCTACAACAAGACCCAGAGGGAGAAGTTCGCCTGGGCGATCGACATGGCTGAAAAGGATTACGAGTTTTAA